A DNA window from Ornithodoros turicata isolate Travis chromosome 10, ASM3712646v1, whole genome shotgun sequence contains the following coding sequences:
- the LOC135370394 gene encoding uncharacterized protein LOC135370394: MASSTTLQQKHNMDLEESSHYEEIRKEMHQAIDAKNYRRVQHCLQRAQDLKLWLHPDSDESAMHKAIKSRAFKVYGLLMSHGCDFKHQTERECFEGLNWLQRAELQRQRFFVTKDEGSYVNHLKDRIDCHPGQDSFRAKAEQMLEELDRIELVRPILQVVATSPHLKIRFDFDRGDVQPLMGCCGRYNRGLTDYEKEEIFIAANPEGFTDARRDAEVLGTLAHELCHFALHLVYRNEGTPYRRPDTMRRRRYQNIIASTKDIKGLDEIIMLAFQYGNPTEKELIVRIPHILALHGSPGEGDTILLSQAPELLAFYKEFVTSDVPRYIQRTCPSKDVENIKIENARQEIAEKTDKLNVKFQKTIKPEDLGDVPLLIVSGPEVSLLEILVHDAVKSTGELYLFFKASRWDDTLRDVLIENKCNFVLLACNDKTKTRTALSLLNDVSETVGTRIILLVPEEDKDYFLEEAQQGSYFADNHLAARVPEARFHNISPECFDKVWRTCYIRFTGRDHRVPIINITNLESFKEFMNTTAFLILCESKLIEIGPPVPKLQRDISAYYINRRLERAVDVDVERISSNSTREAFAFCGCSVDTVSASFPSDVKVYKMKDLTEFETLVVLEDIDDYELLTNDGRYKGKTVHLLEYDASREAFVWIKSNGPLSHIPWGKSKMHSQDELLKPREEAVVVCGEPGIGKSALAYRIFREIDEKIENHWVLYIDLAKNIQRVEAKSNGGDAQQLALLCGVKTEGPEFALLQHSVQHGNPFRVVFIFDGFDEIDEDNRQYILELVQHLRSQQTSKIFLLSRGVFKTSIQDALHTVSFDLLPFSSDDLVTFLERYWKANGVSDEKLRRFAKGVFKKYVAVVGNSTRPLDNPLLIRMVAELEEPNISLGEYSGDIQSSDEENITLFHIYKRFVDYKHDIYAKEKMNLDLKTAPRDLKHAYELSKKEFQRRLCLVAVNVIFGSCQQKKILTQNELEELKPEGELMKEVAESGLGYGLLDGLHEGLPAFIHQTFAEFFAAQYLYNNAKRNETPALVEQILKMYTQGDFQRVTLFFDSFAAASSLIHSFIIGGNVSSIRSHLTLEKMNTVDEFSRTPLHIATLYAEPDILKMMTDMMNILPKNERLSQKDIFGMTPLMYADKRQTWKSLDILCGWYSDANIAWAEEIPTAVRDIRSTVFEVAKGNFCSLLSVLLSQCCRTRRECRLGRNPHLIDLDTITAMEMPVLFFARSVAVLELLLPYCSTSLRSERGRTPFIHGMFEEFPHLRLYLRDRCYTRPHDVNIGQNVFETLEFRFLHLPVDIPDEMERTPLNMCVRLGQSELVKLLLLRSRTNVEDWCCRTPLDLAYGYGDLDVIKLLLPHSTLYYPKHLFSEESRFDWCMNETVFRLDFYRENVSSVSVSLYYSPEKMCQIMSNVRERDTYQKAFQDFFPYLNIEARKALEGNLRGLVDSVNYTNANRHFRPYNVLVYDLQDRRDVWSRLATPVVLKQLIPLIDGSPTCQCRLILIHPSFNHNDLDAVKLLLPHSNLSARNKEGMRAHERALHSNKDNHEQIQMLRRWTTERTFVHVHYLNTGRHQGSPIAKK; the protein is encoded by the coding sequence ATGGCTTCGTCTACAACTCTTCAACAGAAGCACAACATGGACCTGGAGGAGTCATCGCACTACGAAGAGATACGGAAAGAAATGCACCAGGCTATCGATGCAAAAAATTATCGTCGAGTGCAACACTGTCTTCAAAGAGCACAAGACTTGAAGTTGTGGCTTCATCCGGACAGTGATGAGTCAGCTATGCACAAAGCAATCAAGAGCAGGGCTTTCAAAGTTTATGGACTGCTCATGTCACACGGGTGTGATTTCAAACATCAGACAGAGAGGGAATGCTTCGAAGGCCTAAACTGGCTTCAAAGAGCAGAACTTCAAAGACAACGATTCTTCGTGACGAAAGACGAGGGCTCTTACGTAAATCACCTCAAAGATCGAATAGATTGCCACCCAGGACAGGACAGCTTCAGGGCGAAGGCTGAGCAGATGCTCGAAGAACTCGACCGCATTGAGTTAGTCCGACCTATTCTGCAAGTAGTGGCTACATCACCGCATCTCAAAATACGCTTTGACTTTGACAGAGGCGATGTCCAACCCTTGATGGGATGTTGTGGCAGGTACAATCGTGGGTTGACAGattacgaaaaagaagaaatatttATCGCAGCCAATCCGGAGGGATTCACCGACGCACGTCGAGATGCAGAAGTCCTGGGAACATTGGCACACGAGCTATGCCACTTCGCCCTTCATCTGGTATACAGGAACGAGGGAACGCCTTATCGCCGCCCTGATACAATGCGAAGACGTCGTTACCAAAATATTATTGCGAGCACTAAGGACATCAAAGGACTAGACGAAATCATCATGTTAGCATTTCAGTATGGCAACCCCACTGAAAAGGAACTGATTGTGCGTATCCCTCACATCCTTGCCCTGCATGGGAGTCCTGGAGAAGGGGACACCATCCTACTAAGCCAGGCACCCGAACTCCTCGCATTCTACAAAGAATTCGTTACATCAGATGTACCCAGATACATCCAGCGCACATGTCCCAGCAAAGACGTGGAGAACATAAAGATAGAAAACGCGAGGCAAGAAATTGCGGAGAAGACAGACAAGCTCAACGTGAAGTTTCAGAAAACAATCAAGCCGGAGGACTTGGGGGACGTTCCCCTTCTCATTGTTTCAGGCCCAGAGGTGTCTTTGCTTGAGATTCTCGTTCACGACGCTGTCAAGTCTACGGGAGAGCTATACTTATTTTTCAAAGCATCCCGGTGGGACGATACGCTGCGAGATGTCTTGATTGAGAACAAATGCAACTTTGTGCTTCTAGCTTGCAACGATAAAACAAAAACTAGAACCGCATTGTCCCTGCTCAACGATGTCTCCGAAACGGTTGGCACAAGAATCATCCTACTTGTTCCTGAGGAAGACAAAGATTACTTCTTGGAAGAAGCGCAACAAGGGAGTTACTTTGCGGACAATCATCTTGCTGCCCGCGTCCCTGAAGCTCGGTTTCATAACATCTCACCAGAGTGTTTTGACAAAGTCTGGAGAACGTGCTACATACGATTCACAGGGCGAGATCACCGGGTGCCCATTATAAACATCACGAACCTTGAAAGCTTCAAAGAGTTTATGAACACGACAGCATTCTTGATATTATGTGAATCGAAACTGATCGAAATTGGACCACCGGTTCCCAAACTGCAACGGGACATCAGTGCTTACTACATCAACCGAAGACTCGAACGAGCAGTCGACGTTGACGTCGAGAGGATTAGTTCAAATTCTACACGTGAGGCCTTCGCTTTTTGTGGATGTTCTGTGGACACAGTGTCGGCTTCTTTTCCAAGCGATGTGAAAGTGTACAAAATGAAGGACTTGACAGAGTTTGAAACCCTTGTGGTTCTCGAAGACATCGACGATTACGAACTGCTTACAAATGACGGTCGCTATAAAGGAAAGACAGTCCATTTATTAGAATATGACGCCTCTCGAGAAGCCTTCGTTTGGATCAAGTCCAACGGCCCTTTAAGTCACATTCCATGGGGGAAATCAAAAATGCACAGCCAGGATGAACTGCTGAAGCCAAGAGAGGAGGCTGTCGTCGTCTGTGGAGAACCAGGAATTGGAAAGAGTGCATTGGCCTACCGCATCTTTAGAGAAATAGACGAAAAGATAGAGAACCATTGGGTGTTGTACATCGACCTAGCAAAGAACATCCAACGCGTCGAAGCAAAGAGTAATGGCGGAGATGCCCAGCAATTGGCTCTTCTGTGCGGTGTAAAAACAGAAGGCCCCGAATTCGCTTTGCTTCAACACAGTGTCCAGCACGGGAATCCTTTTCGTGTAGTCTTCATTTTCGACGGTTTCGACGAAATTGACGAGGATAATCGCCAGTACATTCTCGAGCTTGTGCAGCATCTGCGCTCCCAGCAAACATCGAAAATATTTCTTCTCAGCCGTGGTGTGTTTAAGACCTCGATTCAAGACGCTCTTCATACAGTGTCCTTCGACCTGCTTCCATTTTCGTCTGATGACCTCGTGACATTTCTAGAACGTTACTGGAAGGCGAACGGTGTCAGCGATGAAAAATTACGCAGGTTTGCTAAAGGGGTCTTCAAGAAGTATGTGGCGGTGGTGGGAAATAGTACAAGGCCCTTGGATAATCCTCTTCTAATTCGAATGGTTGCGGAATTGGAGGAACCTAACATTTCCCTGGGCGAGTACTCAGGCGATATTCAAAGTTCTGATGAAGAAAACATAACTTTATTCCATATTTACAAGAGGTTTGTGGACTACAAGCACGACATCTACGCCAAAGAGAAAATGAACCTCGATCTTAAAACTGCTCCTCGAGATTTAAAGCATGCATATGAATTGTCCAAGAAAGAATTCCAGAGGAGGTTGTGCCTTGTCGCAGTGAATGTCATTTTCGGCAGCTGCCAGCAAAAGAAGATTTTGACGCAAAATGAGCTGGAGGAGCTCAAGCCAGAAGGAGAACTCATGAAAGAGGTTGCCGAGAGCGGCCTCGGGTATGGTCTATTGGATGGACTTCATGAAGGGCTTCCTGCTTTCATTCACCAAACCTTCGCTGAATTCTTCGCAGCACAGTATCTATACAATAACGCAAAACGGAATGAAACGCCCGCCTTGGTGGAACAAATTTTGAAAATGTACACACAGGGCGACTTCCAAAGAGTTACGTTATTCTTTGATAGTTTCGCAGCAGCCTCCTCACTCATCCATTCTTTCATTATCGGCGGTAACGTATCATCGATAAGGTCTCATCTTACTCTAGAGAAGATGAATACTGTTGACGAATTCAGTAGAACGCCACTGCACATAGCTACATTATACGCAGAACCAGACATATTGAAGATGATGACGGATATGATGAATATCCTTCCAAAGAATGAAAGGCTAAGCCAGAAAGATATATTTGGGATGACCCCATTGATGTACGCGGACAAACGCCAAACGTGGAAAAGTTTGGACATATTGTGTGGTTGGTACAGTGATGCAAACATCGCGTGGGCTGAAGAAATTCCTACTGCGGTACGCGATATTCGTTCTACTGTGTTTGAAGTAGCGAAGGGGAACTTTTGCTCCCTATTAAGTGTCCTCCTCAGTCAATGCTGTAGAACGCGCAGAGAATGTCGTCTCGGAAGAAATCCCCACCTCATAGATTTGGATACTATCACGGCTATGGAGATGCCTGTCTTGTTCTTTGCACGATCGGTAGCTGTTCTAGAACTCCTGCTTCCTTATTGTTCCACTAGTCTGCGTTCTGAAAGGGGCAGAACACCGTTCATCCATGGAATGTTTGAAGAATTTCCTCACTTACGTCTTTACTTGCGCGATCGATGCTACACTAGGCCACACGATGTGAACATAGGACAGAATGTCTTTGAGACATTGGAGTTTCGTTTCCTTCACCTACCAGTAGATATCCCCGACGAGATGGAGAGGACCCCGTTGAACATGTGTGTGAGACTTGGCCAAAGCGAGTTAGTGAAGCTGCTACTTCTCAGATCACGGACGAATGTGGAAGACTGGTGTTGCCGTACGCCATTGGATTTGGCATATGGATATGGTGACCTTGATGTCATCAAGTTACTTCTTCCACATTCAACGCTGTATTACCCGAAACATTTGTTTTCGGAGGAATCCCGATTCGATTGGTGTATGAATGAGACTGTGTTCCGGCTCGACTTCTATCGCGAAAATGTTAGTAGCGTATCTGTCAGTCTATATTATTCGCCTGAAAAGATGTGCCAAATAATGTCCAATGTAAGAGAGCGAGACACTTATCAGAAAGCCTTTCAAGATTTTTTTCCGTATTTGAATATTGAAGCGCGAAAGGCTCTGGAAGGAAATCTTCGGGGTCTGGTAGATTCTGTGAACTACACTAATGCGAACAGGCATTTTCGTCCTTATAATGTACTTGTCTACGATCTGCAAGATCGTAGGGATGTGTGGAGTAGACTTGCGACTCCCGTTGTGCTGAAACAGTTAATACCGCTCATCGACGGATCTCCTACTTGTCAATGTCGCCTCATACTTATACACCCCTCTTTTAACCATAATGATCTAGATGCAGTAAAACTGTTACTTCCACATTCAAACCTGAGtgcaagaaacaaagaaggaatgAGAGCTCATGAGAGAGCCCTCCACTCCAATAAAGATAACCACGAACAAATCCAGATGCTTCGTCGGTGGACGACAGAAAGAACGTTTGTACATGTCCATTATCTTAACACTGGGCGACATCAAGGTTCGCCaattgcaaaaaaataa